Proteins co-encoded in one Solea senegalensis isolate Sse05_10M unplaced genomic scaffold, IFAPA_SoseM_1 scf7180000014353, whole genome shotgun sequence genomic window:
- the psmb8a gene encoding proteasome subunit beta type-8, protein MALFDVGGFKPSAELRGQIFPAKSHLVDRVNHYSFGTKTQEFAVPLGVDPSGFLKSCNSEGGVCIDLNHGTTTLAFKFKHGVIVAVDSRASAGRYLASNDVNKVIEINPYLLGTMSGSAADCQYWERLLAKECRLYRLRNNHRISVAAASKLLSNMMVGYRGMGLSMGSMICGWDKKGPGLYYVDSNGTRLSGSMFSTGCGNSYAYGVVDSGYREDMTVEEAYELGRRGIVHATHRDAYSGGVVNMYHMQEDGWIKVCKEDVSELIHRYKKGMF, encoded by the exons ATGGCTCTTTTCGACGTAGGTGGTTTTAAGCCCAGCGCTGAACTCCGAGGGCAGATATTTCCAGCTAAGTCGCATCTCGTCGACCGAGTCAACCACTACAGTTTTGGGACCAAAACGCAAGAATTTGCGGTGCCTTTGGGTGTAGAC CCATCAGGGTTTCTCAAGTCCTGCAACAGTGAAGGAGGTGTGTGTATTGACCTGAACCATGGCACGACCACACTGGCCTTCAAGTTCAAACATGGAGTCATCGTGGCTGTGGACTCCAGGGCGTCAGCTGGCCGTTACTTAG CATCCAACGATGTCAACAAGGTCATAGAGATCAACCCCTACCTGCTGGGCACCATGTCAGGCAGCGCTGCAGACTGTCAGTACTGGGAAAGACTCCTGGCTAAAGAATGCAG GCTGTACAGGCTGAGGAACAACCACAGGatctctgttgctgctgcctccaaACTGCTGTCGAACATGATGGTGGGTTACAGAGGCATGGGCCTCTCCATGGGCAGCATGATCTGTGGGTGGGACAAAAAG GGACCTGGTTTGTACTATGTGGACTCTAATGGGACACGTCTGTCTGGCTCGATGTTCTCCACTGGCTGTGGAAACAGTTACGCCTATGGCGTGGTGGACAGTGGTTACAGAGAAGACATGACGGTAGAGGAGGCGTACGAACTAGGTCGCCGTGGCATCGTTCATGCAACGCACAGGGACGCCTACTCCGGTGGAGTGGTCAACA TGTACCACATGCAGGAAGACGGCTGGATTAAAGTGTGTAAGGAAGACGTATCAGAGCTGATCCATCGCTACAAGAAGGGAATGTTCTGA
- the psmb13a gene encoding proteasome 20S subunit beta 13a: MALSNLLEIPAAGFNFDNATRNAALEGLFEGQKPKPMKTGTTIAGVVFKDGVILAADTRATSGEVVADKMCDKIHYIAPNIYCCGAGTAADTGKTTDLVASNLAIFSLNSGRNPRVIMAVNILQDMLYRYRGQIGANLILGGVDCTGNHLYTVGPYGSVNTMPYLSMGSGDLAALGILEDGFKPNMELEEAKQLVRVAIHAGIMSDLGSGHNIDICVITRQGVDHNRPYQESEYKDNRKVNYRYRPGTTTILTEKVVPLKLELVQETVQQMETA; this comes from the exons ATGGCGCTATCAAATCTCCTGGAAATTCCTGCGGCTGGCTTTAATTTCGACAACGCCACTAG AAATGCTGCATTAGAGGGTCTTTTTGAAGGACAGAAACCCAAACCTATGAAAACAGGCACCACTATTGCAGGAGTGGTGTTCAAG GATGGTGTGATATTGGCAGCTGATACAAGAGCTACATCCGGTGAAGTAGTGGCAGACAAGATGTGTGACAAGATCCATTACATTGCCCCAAATATATA CTGTTGTGGAGCAGgtacagcagcagacacagggaAGACCACAGATCTTGTAGCCTCCAACCTTGCTATCTTCTCGCTGAACAGCGGGAGGAATCCTCGCGTTATCATGGCCGTCAACATACTACAGGATATGCTGTACAG GTATCGTGGCCAAATTGGTGCCAATCTTATACTGGGAGGAGTAGATTGCACTGGGAACCACCTGTACACAGTGGGGCCATATGGAAGTGTAAATACGATGCCTTACCTTTCAATGG GATCTGGTGATCTGGCTGCTCTTGGGATTTTAGAGGATGGGTTCAAACCTAATATGGAG TTGGAGGAGGCCAAGCAGTTGGTGCGTGTAGCCATCCACGCAGGCATCATGAGTGACCTCGGCTCAGGCCACAACATCGACATCTGCGTCATCACCAGACAAGGGGTGGACCACAACAGACCGTACCAGGAGTCAGAGTATAAAGACAACAG GAAAGTGAACTATAGGTACCGTCCAGGCACAACAACCATTCTGACAGAGAAAGTCGTCCCATTAAAGCTGGAGCTTGTGCAGGAGACGGTGCAGCAGATGGAAACAGCCTGA